The Primulina eburnea isolate SZY01 chromosome 6, ASM2296580v1, whole genome shotgun sequence genome contains a region encoding:
- the LOC140834722 gene encoding protein Iojap, chloroplastic yields the protein MIVYTLPTHHRPLVRAGDPSSGDHFRRKCGLSAKPRNLYFCNHQFSHIPSPQKFTLSPMAVGSNVSEDTDDMFDDLLKKYGKVVFQSNDQKSASADVDDDAESLSFAVALAKIASDVKAAELRVLFVKPLVYWTRFFIIATAFSRPQIDAIGSKMKDLAETQYGRTATGDSKPNSWTLLDFGDVVVHIFLPQQRTFYNLEEFYGNAIPIELPFENQRFGG from the exons ATGATTGTTTACACCTTGCCGACCCACCACCGACCCCTCGTACGCGCCGGAGATCCCAGCTCCGGCGACCATTTTCGGCGAAAATGTGGACTGTCGGCGAAACCCAGAAATCTTTACTTCTGTAATCACCAGTTTTCACACATACCCAGCCCTCAGAAGTTTACTCTTTCTCCCATGGCTGTTGGCTCG AATGTTAGTGAAGATACCGATGATATGTTTGATGACTTGCTCAAAAAGTATGGCAAGGTGGTTTTCCAAAGCAATGACCAAAAATCTGCTAGTGCAGATGTTGATGATGATGCTGAAAGCTTGTCTT TTGCTGTTGCTTTAGCTAAAATTGCAAGTGATGTAAAGGCAGCAGAATTAagagttctttttgtcaagccTTTGGTGTATTGGACTCGGTTTTTTATCATTGCCACTGCGTTTTCTCGGCCTCAAATCGATGCCATTGG CTCCAAAATGAAAGATTTAGCAGAAACACAATATGGAAGAACAGCAACCGGAGATTCTAAACCCAATTCATGGACATTGCTGGACTTTG GTGATGTAGTTGTGCATATATTTCTTCCTCAGCAAAGAACTTTCTACAACTTGGAAGAGTTTTATGGCAATGCTATTCCGATAGAGCTACCATTTGAAAACCAACGATTTGGTGGTTGA
- the LOC140834720 gene encoding cold-responsive protein kinase 1-like isoform X2 produces the protein MPELVNPTVMTCLPFLRRRSLDSTSRHPEFGDDLAGVCNVNLYMYKELRIATNDFHPENKIGEGGFGSVYKGKLRDGQMAAIKVLSAESRQGVKEFLTEIQMFSDIDHENLVKLYGCCVEDTHRILVYNYLENNSLARTLLDRGHSNIYFSWQTRVKICLGVARGLAYLHEGVRPHIIHRDIKASNILLDKDLTPKISDFGLAKLIPASMTHVSTRVAGTLGYLAPEYAVRGQLTRKADIYSFGVLIIEIVSGRCNTNTRLPPEEQYILETTWKLYERKELVVLVDTSLDGDFDAEQACRFLKIGLLCTQDSPKLRPSMSKVVRMLTGETDVDRLTITQPGLISDLMDLKVRGEPKPKPGNNQASSSYNSSSLGDPENTTTSTLAPSSQMNTVLTLSDGRS, from the exons ATGCCGGAG CTGGTGAATCCTACAGTCATGACCTGTCTTCCCTTCCTCCGTCGTAGAAGCTTGGATTCTACATCGAGACATCCTGAATTTGGAGATG ATCTTGCGGGAGTCTGCAATGTTAATCTTTATATGTACAAGGAATTGAGAATTGCTACCAATGATTTTCATCCAGAGAATAAAATAGGAGAGGGAGGATTCGGCTCCGTTTATAAG GGAAAACTTAGGGATGGGCAAATGGCAGCAATAAAGGTTTTATCTGCTGAGTCGAGACAAGGAGTCAAAGAGTTCTTGACCGAGATTCAAATGTTTTCAGATATAGATCATGAAAATTTGGTTAAGCTTTACGGTTGCTGTGTTGAAGACACACATCGAATTCTTGTCTATAACTACCTCGAGAATAACAGCCTGGCAAGAACACTTCTTG ACAGAGGTCACAGCAACATCTACTTTAGCTGGCAAACACGAGTTAAAATTTGTTTAGGAGTTGCAAGAGGACTCGCATATCTTCACGAGGGAGTGAGACCACATATAATCCACCGTGATATTAAAGCAAGCAACATTCTTCTGGACAAAGACTTGACTCCAAAAATATCAGATTTCGGTCTTGCAAAGCTCATCCCTGCCAGCATGACTCATGTCAGTACACGTGTGGCGGGAACTCT AGGTTATTTGGCACCGGAGTATGCTGTGAGAGGGCAGTTGACACGGAAGGCGGATATTTACAGTTTTGGTGTTCTGATTATTGAAATAGTAAGCGGAAGATGCAACACTAATACACGATTACCTCCGGAAGAACAGTATATTCTTGAGACG ACATGGAAACTTTACGAGAGAAAGGAGCTTGTAGTGCTAGTGGACACATCACTTGATGGAGATTTTGACGCCGAACAAGCCTGCAGGTTCTTGAAGATCGGTTTACTCTGCACTCAAGATTCCCCCAAGCTTCGGCCCTCCATGTCGAAAGTTGTCCGAATGCTTACTGGTGAGACTGATGTTGACAGACTCACTATAACACAGCCTGGCTTAATATCTGATCTAATGGACCTGAAGGTAAGAGGTGAACCCAAGCCTAAGCCCGGAAACAATCAAGCTTCTTCGAGCTACAATTCGTCTAGTTTAGGTGATCCAGAGAATACCACAACTTCGACCTTGGCACCATCTTCTCAGATGAACACCGTGCTTACGTTGTCTGATGGGAGGAGCTGA
- the LOC140833560 gene encoding NAC domain-containing protein 21/22-like, which yields MSSLRALEAKLPPGFRFQPRDDELICDYLMKQAAGCTPRHTPFLIQVDLNRCEPWDIPEIACVGGKAWYFYSQRDKKYATGLRTNRATLSGYWKATGKDRPVTHKGILVGMRKSLVFYQGRAPKGSKTDWVMHEFRLEWKFGPGLQAVSYVQEFTRDDWVLCRVFQKNTPHPPEQHRESGFGTNSSSTPLSLPPSMEPYNTLDPFQANYYQDPCFSFFNTNPCKSPLQTQLDQQISPTNVTPNSAGLTPVLGGICNHNSDPSRDENVIQAVFYQNGNL from the exons ATGAGCAGTTTGAGGGCGCTGGAGGCCAAATTGCCTCCTGGATTCAGATTCCAACCAAGAGACGATGAATTGATATGCGATTACCTCATGAAACAGGCCGCCGGATGCACACCTCGCCACACTCCTTTCTTGATTCAAGTTGACCTTAACAGATGTGAGCCTTGGGATATTCCCG AGATTGCGTGTGTGGGAGGGAAGGCGTGGTATTTTTACAGCCAACGGGACAAGAAGTATGCTACCGGGCTTAGAACAAATAGGGCCACGTTGTCTGGATACTGGAAGGCCACAGGCAAAGACCGGCCCGTCACCCATAAGGGAATTCTTGTTGGGATGAGAAAAAGTCTTGTATTTTATCAGGGCCGGGCTCCCAAGGGGAGCAAAACTGACTGGGTCATGCATGAGTTTCGACTAGAATGGAAATTTGGGCCCGGCCTGCAGGCAGTTTCTTATGTTCAG GAATTCACGCGAGATGATTGGGTTCTATGCAGAGTGTTCCAGAAGAACACGCCGCATCCGCCCGAACAACACAGAGAATCCGGATTCGGTACCAATTCTTCTTCCACACCACTCTCTCTTCCGCCATCGATGGAACCGTACAACACGTTGGACCCATTCCAAGCAAATTATTACCAGGACCCCTGCTTCTCCTTTTTCAACACAAACCCGTGCAAATCCCCACTCCAAACCCAACTGGATCAGCAAATATCACCCACCAATGTCACGCCAAACTCTGCGGGATTGACCCCTGTTCTCGGAGGAATTTGTAACCATAATTCGGACCCTTCTCGTGACGAAAACGTGATTCAAGCTGTGTTTTACCAAAATGGGAATCTATGA
- the LOC140834721 gene encoding protein NARROW LEAF 1-like, translated as MEHSRPISRAHCSGSTPSDESSLDLEKYCCNHSYQPSFSPPLQPHASAGQHCESSAAYFSWPCRIKDDAEERSNYFANLQKGVLPETLGHLPEGQRANTLLELMTIRAFHSKILRCYSLGTAIGFRIRRGVLTDIPAILVFVSRKVHKQWLTPIQCLPTALEGPGGVWCDVDVVEFSYFGAPEPTPKEQLYTEIVDDLRGSDPCIGSGSQVANQETYGTLGAIVRSQTGNRQVGFLTNRHVAVDLDYPNQKMFHPLPPTLGPGVYLGAVERATSFIRDDLWFGIFAGINPETFVRADGAFIPFADDFDMTAVTTSVKGIGEIGNVKTIDLQSSIDSLVGKQVMKVGRSSGLTTGTVLAYALEYNDEKGICFLTDFLVVGENQQTFDLEGDSGSLIILKGENGEKSRPIGIIWGGTANRGRLKLQVGQPPENWTSGVDLGRLLNFLELDLITSDESLRVAVQEQRAASMVGSNAGDSSPPDIILPKDKSKPLGLNIPLEIGAAGPDINSSPADGAFDLEDGLNAGPSFEHQFIPSFNGSPIMHQNDQQHRDMIPENLSELKNASDEDISFSLQLGEKEPKRRKSEHVRRIDEPK; from the exons ATGGAACATTCAAGGCCGATTTCAAGAGCCCATTGCTCAGGCTCAACACCATCAGATGAATCATCTTTGGATCTTGAGAAATACTGTTGCAATCATTCTTACCAGCCTTCATTTAGTCCACCGCTTCAACCCCATGCATCAGCTGGGCAGCACTGTGAGAGTAGTGCTGCATACTTTTCATGGCCCTGTCGAATAAAAGATGATGCTGAAGAAAGGTCAAATTACTTTGCTAACCTACAGAAAGGGGTTTTGCCTGAAACTCTGGGCCATTTGCCAGAAGGTCAGAGAGCAAATACCTTGCTTGAGCTCATGACCATAAGAGCATTTCACAGCAAAATCTTGCGTTGTTACAGTCTTGGCACGGCAATTGGTTTTCGGATTCGACGTGGTGTTTTGACGGATATACCTGCCATACTGGTATTTGTGTCACGGAAAGTTCACAAGCAATGGCTTACTCCAATACAGTGCTTACCAACAGCTTTGGAG GGACCAGGAGGTGTGTGGTGTGATGTTGATGTGGTTGAGTTTTCATATTTTGGTGCACCGGAGCCCACACCCAAGGAACAATTGTACACTGAGATTGTTGATGACCTGCGTGGAAGTGATCCATGCATTGGATCAGGTTCTCAG GTTGCAAATCAGGAAACTTATGGTACCTTGGGTGCTATTGTGAGGAGCCAAACAGGGAATCGACAAGTTGGTTTTCTCACAAATCGTCATGTTGCAGTTGATTTAGACTACCCAAATCAAAAGATGTTTCATCCTTTACCGCCAACACTTGGACCTGGTGTTTATCTTGGTGCAGTTGAAAGAGCAACTTCATTCATTAGGGATGACCTCTGGTTTGGGATATTTGCTGGCATAAATCCAG AGACATTTGTGAGAGCGGACGGAGCATTCATACCATTCGCTGATGATTTTGACATGACCGCCGTAACTACATCTGTGAAAGGGATAGGAGAAATTGGAAATGTGAAAACCATAGACTTGCAATCTTCAATTGACAGTCTTGTTGGAAAGCAAGTTATGAAGGTTGGAAGAAGTTCTGGTTTAACCACTGGCACTGTATTGGCATATGCTCTCGAGTACAATGACGAAAAAGGGATATGCTTTTTGACTGATTTTCTTGTCGTTGGTGAGAACCAACAAACATTTGACCTCGAAGGGGACAGTGGAAGTCTAATCATATTAAAAGGTGAAAATGGCGAGAAGTCGAGGCCTATCGGGATTATATGGGGTGGAACCGCCAACAGGGGAAGGCTTAAACTACAGGTTGGCCAGCCTCCGGAGAACTGGACTAGCGGTGTTGATCTTGGGCGCCTGCTCAATTTCCTCGAACTTGATCTAATCACTTCTGACGAATCTCTACGAG TTGCTGTTCAAGAACAAAGAGCGGCTTCCATGGTTGGATCCAACGCTGGGGACTCGTCGCCTCCAGATATAATTCTTCCAAAAGACAAATCCAAGCCATTGGGTTTGAACATCCCGTTGGAAATTGGTGCAGCCGGACCAGATATAAATTCATCACCAGCGGATGGTGCGTTTGATTTGGAAGACGGTCTGAACGCAGGTCCAAGTTTTGAGCATCAGTTCATACCCAGCTTTAATGGTAGTCCCATAATGCATCAAAACGATCAACAACACAGGGATATGATACCTGAAAATCTCTCTGAATTGAAGAATGCTTCAGATGAAGACATAAGCTTTTCTTTGCAGCTGGGTGAGAAGGAGCCCAAGAGAAGGAAATCCGAGCATGTTCGGAGGATCGACGAACCAAAATGA
- the LOC140834720 gene encoding cold-responsive protein kinase 1-like isoform X3 encodes MTCLPFLRRRSLDSTSRHPEFGDDLAGVCNVNLYMYKELRIATNDFHPENKIGEGGFGSVYKGKLRDGQMAAIKVLSAESRQGVKEFLTEIQMFSDIDHENLVKLYGCCVEDTHRILVYNYLENNSLARTLLDRGHSNIYFSWQTRVKICLGVARGLAYLHEGVRPHIIHRDIKASNILLDKDLTPKISDFGLAKLIPASMTHVSTRVAGTLGYLAPEYAVRGQLTRKADIYSFGVLIIEIVSGRCNTNTRLPPEEQYILETTWKLYERKELVVLVDTSLDGDFDAEQACRFLKIGLLCTQDSPKLRPSMSKVVRMLTGETDVDRLTITQPGLISDLMDLKVRGEPKPKPGNNQASSSYNSSSLGDPENTTTSTLAPSSQMNTVLTLSDGRS; translated from the exons ATGACCTGTCTTCCCTTCCTCCGTCGTAGAAGCTTGGATTCTACATCGAGACATCCTGAATTTGGAGATG ATCTTGCGGGAGTCTGCAATGTTAATCTTTATATGTACAAGGAATTGAGAATTGCTACCAATGATTTTCATCCAGAGAATAAAATAGGAGAGGGAGGATTCGGCTCCGTTTATAAG GGAAAACTTAGGGATGGGCAAATGGCAGCAATAAAGGTTTTATCTGCTGAGTCGAGACAAGGAGTCAAAGAGTTCTTGACCGAGATTCAAATGTTTTCAGATATAGATCATGAAAATTTGGTTAAGCTTTACGGTTGCTGTGTTGAAGACACACATCGAATTCTTGTCTATAACTACCTCGAGAATAACAGCCTGGCAAGAACACTTCTTG ACAGAGGTCACAGCAACATCTACTTTAGCTGGCAAACACGAGTTAAAATTTGTTTAGGAGTTGCAAGAGGACTCGCATATCTTCACGAGGGAGTGAGACCACATATAATCCACCGTGATATTAAAGCAAGCAACATTCTTCTGGACAAAGACTTGACTCCAAAAATATCAGATTTCGGTCTTGCAAAGCTCATCCCTGCCAGCATGACTCATGTCAGTACACGTGTGGCGGGAACTCT AGGTTATTTGGCACCGGAGTATGCTGTGAGAGGGCAGTTGACACGGAAGGCGGATATTTACAGTTTTGGTGTTCTGATTATTGAAATAGTAAGCGGAAGATGCAACACTAATACACGATTACCTCCGGAAGAACAGTATATTCTTGAGACG ACATGGAAACTTTACGAGAGAAAGGAGCTTGTAGTGCTAGTGGACACATCACTTGATGGAGATTTTGACGCCGAACAAGCCTGCAGGTTCTTGAAGATCGGTTTACTCTGCACTCAAGATTCCCCCAAGCTTCGGCCCTCCATGTCGAAAGTTGTCCGAATGCTTACTGGTGAGACTGATGTTGACAGACTCACTATAACACAGCCTGGCTTAATATCTGATCTAATGGACCTGAAGGTAAGAGGTGAACCCAAGCCTAAGCCCGGAAACAATCAAGCTTCTTCGAGCTACAATTCGTCTAGTTTAGGTGATCCAGAGAATACCACAACTTCGACCTTGGCACCATCTTCTCAGATGAACACCGTGCTTACGTTGTCTGATGGGAGGAGCTGA
- the LOC140834720 gene encoding cold-responsive protein kinase 1-like isoform X1: protein MPEVLLLCPYQDFFCCAIVQLVNPTVMTCLPFLRRRSLDSTSRHPEFGDDLAGVCNVNLYMYKELRIATNDFHPENKIGEGGFGSVYKGKLRDGQMAAIKVLSAESRQGVKEFLTEIQMFSDIDHENLVKLYGCCVEDTHRILVYNYLENNSLARTLLDRGHSNIYFSWQTRVKICLGVARGLAYLHEGVRPHIIHRDIKASNILLDKDLTPKISDFGLAKLIPASMTHVSTRVAGTLGYLAPEYAVRGQLTRKADIYSFGVLIIEIVSGRCNTNTRLPPEEQYILETTWKLYERKELVVLVDTSLDGDFDAEQACRFLKIGLLCTQDSPKLRPSMSKVVRMLTGETDVDRLTITQPGLISDLMDLKVRGEPKPKPGNNQASSSYNSSSLGDPENTTTSTLAPSSQMNTVLTLSDGRS, encoded by the exons ATGCCGGAGGTACTGCTTCTCTGCCCGTATCAAGATTTTTTCTGTTGCG CGATAGTACAGCTGGTGAATCCTACAGTCATGACCTGTCTTCCCTTCCTCCGTCGTAGAAGCTTGGATTCTACATCGAGACATCCTGAATTTGGAGATG ATCTTGCGGGAGTCTGCAATGTTAATCTTTATATGTACAAGGAATTGAGAATTGCTACCAATGATTTTCATCCAGAGAATAAAATAGGAGAGGGAGGATTCGGCTCCGTTTATAAG GGAAAACTTAGGGATGGGCAAATGGCAGCAATAAAGGTTTTATCTGCTGAGTCGAGACAAGGAGTCAAAGAGTTCTTGACCGAGATTCAAATGTTTTCAGATATAGATCATGAAAATTTGGTTAAGCTTTACGGTTGCTGTGTTGAAGACACACATCGAATTCTTGTCTATAACTACCTCGAGAATAACAGCCTGGCAAGAACACTTCTTG ACAGAGGTCACAGCAACATCTACTTTAGCTGGCAAACACGAGTTAAAATTTGTTTAGGAGTTGCAAGAGGACTCGCATATCTTCACGAGGGAGTGAGACCACATATAATCCACCGTGATATTAAAGCAAGCAACATTCTTCTGGACAAAGACTTGACTCCAAAAATATCAGATTTCGGTCTTGCAAAGCTCATCCCTGCCAGCATGACTCATGTCAGTACACGTGTGGCGGGAACTCT AGGTTATTTGGCACCGGAGTATGCTGTGAGAGGGCAGTTGACACGGAAGGCGGATATTTACAGTTTTGGTGTTCTGATTATTGAAATAGTAAGCGGAAGATGCAACACTAATACACGATTACCTCCGGAAGAACAGTATATTCTTGAGACG ACATGGAAACTTTACGAGAGAAAGGAGCTTGTAGTGCTAGTGGACACATCACTTGATGGAGATTTTGACGCCGAACAAGCCTGCAGGTTCTTGAAGATCGGTTTACTCTGCACTCAAGATTCCCCCAAGCTTCGGCCCTCCATGTCGAAAGTTGTCCGAATGCTTACTGGTGAGACTGATGTTGACAGACTCACTATAACACAGCCTGGCTTAATATCTGATCTAATGGACCTGAAGGTAAGAGGTGAACCCAAGCCTAAGCCCGGAAACAATCAAGCTTCTTCGAGCTACAATTCGTCTAGTTTAGGTGATCCAGAGAATACCACAACTTCGACCTTGGCACCATCTTCTCAGATGAACACCGTGCTTACGTTGTCTGATGGGAGGAGCTGA